GGATGAGTTATCCACAAGGCGAGCTGCAGGTACGGGCCGATGCCGTGATACTGGCCCTGGGTGGCGGCAGCTGGGCGCGCCTGGGCTCGGACGGCGCCTGGGTGCCGCTGCTGGCTGAGCGGGGTGTGGATATCTCTGCGCTGCGGGCGAGCAACTGCGGTTTCGAGGTCGAGGGTTGGAGCGATCTGCTCAAGGACAAGTTCGCCGGCGCCCCGCTGAAGAACATCGCCCTCGGCATGCCCGGCACCGCCTCGCGCAAGGGCGAATTCATCCTCACCGCCCAAGGGGTGGAGGGCAGCCTGGTGTATGCCTGGTCGGCGGCGCTGCGCGAAGCGATCGAACGCGACGGGCGGGCGACGCTGCTGCTCGACCTGCTGCCAGACCGGCCTGTGGACAAGATTGCACAGGCCCTGGCCAAGCCCAGGGGATCGCGCTCGATGGCCAAGCACCTGCACGGCCAGCTGGGGATCGACGGGGTGAAGGCGGCCTTGTTGCGCGAGCTGACCGACCAGGCGACCTTTGCCGACCCCGAGCGCCTGGCGGCGGCGATCAAGGCGTTGCCGATCATGCTGGTGCGGACCCGGCCATTGGACGAGGCGATCAGCAGTGCCGGTGGCGTGCGCTTCGAAGGGTTGGATGAAGGGCTGATGGTGCGCAACCTGCCTGGGGTCTTCTGCGCGGGCGAGATGCTGGATTGGGAAGCGCCGACGGGTGGCTACCTGCTGACGGCGTGTTTCGCCAGTGGTTTGCGGGCGGGAAATGCGGCGGCGGATTGGCTGGCGCGCCTGGCCTGAGCAATGCCGGGGCTGCTACGCAGCCCCGGTGACTTCAAGGTTTGCGCTTGCCAGGCTTGCCGCCAAAGCTCGGCACCTTGCGCACCGCCTTGACCGCCGGTGCCGAAGCCCCCGCCTCCTCGCTGTCCATCCAACGCCCCAGGCCGCGCTTGGCACTGTTCTCTTTCGGCTTCTTGGGTTTCTTCGGTTTCTTCAGCACCTGGCCACTGGCGTCGGTCACCGGCACCCGGTGATCGGGGATGAAGTCCGGCTCCTCATGGCGCGGCAGCACCTGGCGGATCAGGGTCTCTATCGACGCCAGCAGTTGCACCTCGTCGGCGCACACCAGCGAGATCGCCTCGCCCTTGTTGCCCGCGCGGCCGGTGCGACCGATACGGTGCACATAGTCCTCTGCGACAATCGGCAGGTCGAGGTTGACCACCAGCGGCAAGTCATCGATGTCCAGACCGCGGGCGGCCACGTCGGTGGCCACCAGCACCTGGACCTCACGGGCCTTGAAGCTGTCCAGGGCGCGCTGGCGGGTAGCCTGCGGGCGATCGCCGTGGATGCCGTCGGCGTTCACGCCTTCGGCTAGCAGGCGCTCGACCAGTTGGTCCACGCCATTGCGGGTCTTGGCGAACACCAGCACCTGCTTCCAGCGCTGCTTGCGCAGCAGGTGGCAGAACAAGTCGGCCTTGCGCTTCTTGTCCACCGGCACCAGCCATTGCTTGACCGTGTTGGCAGCGGCATTTCGCGGGCTGACTTCGATGCTCAGCGGGTCGTTCAGCGCCAGGCCCGCGAGCAGGCGGATCTGGTCGGAGAAAGTGGCGGAGAACAGCAGCGTCTGGCGCTTGCGCGGCAACGCCGCATACACCGCCTGCAGCTCCTCGGCGAAGCCCAGGTCGAGCATGCGGTCGGCTTCGTCGAGCACCAGGGTCCGCACCTGGCCGAACTTGATGGCGTTCTGGCGGAACAGGTCGAGCAGACGGCCCGGGGTGGCCACCAGCAGGTCGACGCCGCGGCGCAGGCGCATCATCTGCGGGTTGATGCTGACGCCGCCGTACACCGCGTAGGTGGACAGTGGCAGGTTCTCGGCGTACTCACGCACGTTGGCGTGGACCTGCTCGGCCAGTTCGCGGGTCGGCACCAGCACCAGCGCACGCACCGAGTTGCTGGCGACCTTCTCCCCTTCCAGCGCCAGGCGCTGCAGCACCGGCAGGGCGAAGCCGGCGGTCTTGCCGGTGCCGGTCTGGGCGGCGGCCATCAGGTCGCGGCCGGCGAGCACGGCGGGGATGGCCTTGGCCTGGACCGGGGTGGGCGTGGTGTAGTCCAGCGTCTGCAGGGTGCGCAGCAGCGGTTCAATCAGGCCGAGTTGGGCGAAATTCATGGCAATACCGTCAGGGGGTTCAGCGAAGGCGGCAAGTTTACCCCAGTGCCACGGTGGCCGGTATTTACTTGCACACCCCTTCTTTAAGCGGCACGGGCGACTCCGGCGCCTTGCGCCACTGCGGCAGGCCGATCAGCACTACCGCGCCGATGATCACCGCCATCGCCACGCATTCCTCGGCGCCGATCTGCTCGCCTGCGAAGACGATCCCCAGCAACACCGCCACCGCAGGGTTGACGTAGGCATAGCTGGTGGCCGCCGCCGGACGCACGTGCTTGAGCAGGTACATGTAGGAACTGAACGCCAGGATCGAGCCAAAGAACACCAGGTAGGCCAGCGCGCCCCAGCCAGCGGCGGTGGGCATCTGGGTCAGGCGCTCGCCGCTGACGGCGCTGCCGATCAGCAGCGCGGCACCGCCCACCAGCATTTCAGCGGCACTGGCCATCGGGCCCTGGGGCAGTGGCAGGCTCTTGCTCCACACCGAACCGAAGGCCCAGGCCGCCGCGGCGAACAGGATCAGCGCCGCGCCCATGGGGCTGGCCTGCAGGTTCGAACCCATGTTGAGCATGCCGATGCCGACCAGCCCAAGAGCGATCCCCGCCCACTCCAGGCGCGAGTTGCGATGGCCGAAGAACAGGCCGAACACCAGGGTGAACAGCGGCACCGTGGCCACCGCCAGTGCCGCCACGCCCGAGGCGACCCCGGCGTGCTCGGCCAGGGTCACCCCGCCGTTGCCGCAACTGAGCAGCAGGAAACCGATCGCTCCGGCCGCACGCCACTGAGGCCAGGTCGGCGCAGGCGCGCCGCGCCAGCGCAGAAAGCCATACAACAGGCTGCCGGCAATTAGGAAACGCACCCCGGCCATCAGCATTGGCGGCCAGGACTCCACGCCGATGCGGATAAACAGATAGGTCGAGCCCCAGACCAGGTACAGGGCGAGAAAGGCGCCGACAAGCAACAACGGGAAGCGACGGGAGGAG
This window of the Pseudomonas mosselii genome carries:
- the yedA gene encoding drug/metabolite exporter YedA gives rise to the protein MSSSRRFPLLLVGAFLALYLVWGSTYLFIRIGVESWPPMLMAGVRFLIAGSLLYGFLRWRGAPAPTWPQWRAAGAIGFLLLSCGNGGVTLAEHAGVASGVAALAVATVPLFTLVFGLFFGHRNSRLEWAGIALGLVGIGMLNMGSNLQASPMGAALILFAAAAWAFGSVWSKSLPLPQGPMASAAEMLVGGAALLIGSAVSGERLTQMPTAAGWGALAYLVFFGSILAFSSYMYLLKHVRPAAATSYAYVNPAVAVLLGIVFAGEQIGAEECVAMAVIIGAVVLIGLPQWRKAPESPVPLKEGVCK
- a CDS encoding TIGR03862 family flavoprotein, with the protein product MNDPRPASSPLVAVIGGGPAGLMAAETLARRGMAVQVFDAMPSVGRKFLLAGVGGMNITHSEPYPAFVGRYGARQGEIDTLLRDFDGQALRQWIHGLGIETFVGTSGRVFPRDMKAAPLLRAWLKRLRESGVVIHTRHRWLGWTAEGALRMSYPQGELQVRADAVILALGGGSWARLGSDGAWVPLLAERGVDISALRASNCGFEVEGWSDLLKDKFAGAPLKNIALGMPGTASRKGEFILTAQGVEGSLVYAWSAALREAIERDGRATLLLDLLPDRPVDKIAQALAKPRGSRSMAKHLHGQLGIDGVKAALLRELTDQATFADPERLAAAIKALPIMLVRTRPLDEAISSAGGVRFEGLDEGLMVRNLPGVFCAGEMLDWEAPTGGYLLTACFASGLRAGNAAADWLARLA
- a CDS encoding DEAD/DEAH box helicase; protein product: MNFAQLGLIEPLLRTLQTLDYTTPTPVQAKAIPAVLAGRDLMAAAQTGTGKTAGFALPVLQRLALEGEKVASNSVRALVLVPTRELAEQVHANVREYAENLPLSTYAVYGGVSINPQMMRLRRGVDLLVATPGRLLDLFRQNAIKFGQVRTLVLDEADRMLDLGFAEELQAVYAALPRKRQTLLFSATFSDQIRLLAGLALNDPLSIEVSPRNAAANTVKQWLVPVDKKRKADLFCHLLRKQRWKQVLVFAKTRNGVDQLVERLLAEGVNADGIHGDRPQATRQRALDSFKAREVQVLVATDVAARGLDIDDLPLVVNLDLPIVAEDYVHRIGRTGRAGNKGEAISLVCADEVQLLASIETLIRQVLPRHEEPDFIPDHRVPVTDASGQVLKKPKKPKKPKENSAKRGLGRWMDSEEAGASAPAVKAVRKVPSFGGKPGKRKP